One region of Bombus affinis isolate iyBomAffi1 chromosome 5, iyBomAffi1.2, whole genome shotgun sequence genomic DNA includes:
- the LOC126916541 gene encoding uncharacterized protein LOC126916541 isoform X2 codes for MAKEMMIVFVYDTVRCCKEDDDPAEAVMYFHPAWVSLTQRLALAGQLMAVNQFLSTSFSNPKSITLQGGKFVLKKFGQYILAVGTDRNIHDWILERRANTLESLLKFFHYDLNKILESFNNDRNKFTEKLYQMFETYLPILQYSANLFSNIPIIKLPKSASNIFLEAIQVLQYYQEISGIIGGALFYNNKVVATQLSAELTKQIVITDPYRIKAPAERISTEFHLPVGVQLLRVYIEQKQFTKLVQEANNERYYSSYLDSVTKKIFQKKNMSKNSKELPLSGMKRDTSRIFTVPEEGELDSLQYNDNSHYVPSVPLTAYSSPVKRKQESKTDRPKCVNPLTPSVCSTPLKDINRVLHGNAMLICNTNEDTNNEAEEEKKEIKTNVDDIPDVVKKALRYKRLNKLRNVTPKEKLVKRKEFNKRSLSMHDLGSSNLYSNRISVRTYGLGLPQLKQSISPETSPQKQSLHKRQFHTITDPYYPIFRCDGLPVSQSLYNQYISSHYEELKDDQNNTINRNNFLTSLANDCNTKNVTNNCDTMISDNLEKSSNSRDIKIDSKVKQETYRRSMSLPLKPLNITDNDDRRKSASECGNVYEFLQKKKLDGLQLTPLMSKLSLLADERTSGFCSRETTPSEFRDLSGFSTATNQIIKQKLEAVNKETGSDGEDELEEDWVTTSKDEVSFEKTELFLCGHHNMVLVLLMENGTANNPDLIHSLWQTCVNTLGKLEARLQQCLEPLPSNENKELYSILSIDPQWDTINRSGLWGVTELDIVSCLHDRFTYASNLTDIIVRTEDTVVYGNQCGNVEVFYQQAVAPNTSGGLPTPADLMGIVSLKAKRRLERDHGIVLL; via the exons ATGGCAAA AGAGATGATGATAGTATTTGTTTATGACACTGTAAGGTGTTGTAAAGAAGATGATGATCCTGCAGAGGCAGTTATGTATTTCCATCCTGCATGGGTATCTCTTACGCAAAGATTAGCTCTAGCAGGGCAATTAATGGCTGTTAATCAATTTCTTTCAACTTCGTTTTCCAATCCAAAATCAATCACATTACAAGGAGGAAAATttgtattaaagaaatttggaCAGTACATACTT GCAGTTGGAACTGATAGGAATATTCATGACTGGATTCTAGAAAGGCGTGCAAATACATTAGAATCATTGCTAAAATTCTTTCATTATGATTTGAATAAGATACTGGAATCATTTAATAATGACAGAAATAAGTTCACAGAGAAGCTTTATCAAATGTTTGAAACATATTTGCCAATACTTCAATATAGTGCCAATCTTTTCTCCAATATTCCTATCATTAAACTTCCGAAG AGTGCTAGCAACATATTTTTAGAAGCAATTCAAGTTTTACAATATTATCAAGAAATCAGTGGTATCATAGGTGGTGCACTCTTCTATAATAATAA GGTAGTTGCAACTCAGTTAAGTGCTGAGTTGACCAAACAAATTGTTATAACTGATCCATATAGAATAAAG gCTCCTGCAGAGAGAATATCAACAGAATTTCATCTACCTGTTGGAGTACAGTTATTGCGAGTATATATAGAGCAAAAACAGTTTACAAAACTTGTACAAGAAGCAAATAATGAACGATATTACAGTTCTTATTTAGATTCTGTGACaaaaaagatatttcaaaaAAAG AACATGTCCAAGAACAGTAAGGAACTCCCTTTGTCGGGAATGAAACGTGATACTTCTCGCATTTTTACTGTACCTGAAGAAGGAGAATTAGATTCATTACAGTACAACGATAATAGTCATTATGTACCCTCCGTACCACTTACAGCTTACAGTTCTCCAGTGAAACGTAAACAGGAAAGTAAAACAGACCGTCCTAAGTGTGTAAATCCTTTAACTCCTAGCGTTTGCTCTACACCATTAAAAGATATTAATAGAGTattacatggtaatgctatgttAATATGTAACACAAACGAAGATACAAATAATGaagcagaagaagaaaagaaagaaataaaaacaaatGTAGATGATATTCCAGATGTTGTTAAGAAAGCACTTAGATATaaacgtttaaataaattaagaaaCGTTACGCCAAAAGAAAAACTAGTTAAACGAAAAGAATTTAATAAGAGAAGCTTAAGTATGCATGATTTAGGATCGTCCAATTTGTACTCCAATCGAATATCAGTAAGAACATATGGATTAGGGTTGCCACAATTAAAACAAAGTATATCTCCCGAAACTTCTCCTCAAAAGCAATCTTTACATAAAAGGCAGTTTCATACAATTACTGACCCATATTATCCTATATTTCGATGTGATGGATTACCAGTATCTCAGTCTTTATATAATCAATATATATCTTCGCATTACGAAGAACTTAAGGATGATCAAAATAATACAATTAATCGTAACAACTTTTTAACAAGTTTAGCTAACGATTGTAACACGaaaaatgtaacaaataacTGTGATACCATGATCAGTGATAATTTAGAAAAATCAAGTAATTCTCGTGACATAAAAATAGATAGTAAAGTGAAACAAGAAACTTATCGCAGATCAATGAGTCTTCCTTTGAAGCCACTCAATATCACTGATAATGATGATAGACGAAAATCAGCATCGGAATGCGGTAACGTGTATGAATTTCTTCAAAAGAAAAAATTGGATGGTCTACAATTAACGCCTCTTATGTCTAAACTTAGTTTACTTGCTGATGAGAGAACTAGCGGTTTTTGTAGTAGAGAAACAACCCCTAGCGAATTTCGTGATTTATCGGGCTTTTCAACAGCAACAAATCAAATAATCAAGCAAAAACTGGAAGCAGTTAATAAGGAAACTGGCAGTGACGGTGAAGATGAATTGGAAGAAGATTGGGTAACTACTTCCAAAGATGAAGTTTCTTTTGAGAAAACAGAACTATTTCTCTGTGGACATCACAATATGGTACTAGTACTATTAATGGAAAATGGAACTGCTAATAATCCTGATCTTATACACTCTCTC TGGCAAACTTGCGTGAATACGTTAGGAAAACTTGAAGCTAGACTACAACAATGTTTAGAGCCTCTACCTTCAAATGAAAATAAGgaattatatagtatattaagTATTGATCCTCAATGGGACACAATAAATCGTTCTGGACTCTGGGGTGTTACTGAATTGGATATTGTTTCTTGCCTTCATGATAGGTTCACATATGCCAGCAATCTCACAGATATTATTGTCAG AACGGAGGATACCGTTGTTTATGGTAACCAGTGTGGAAACGTAGAGGTATTTTATCAACAAGCAGTGGCTCCAAATACCTCTGGAGGACTTCCAACTCCTGCAGATTTAATGGGAATTGTGTCTCTTAAAGCAAAACGTAGACTGGAAAGAGATCATGGGATTGTATtgctataa
- the LOC126916541 gene encoding uncharacterized protein LOC126916541 isoform X1 produces the protein MPRCKLYYYYTYFIGLFLGGMSLFKSLIFVKQNADFKLVEMMIVFVYDTVRCCKEDDDPAEAVMYFHPAWVSLTQRLALAGQLMAVNQFLSTSFSNPKSITLQGGKFVLKKFGQYILAVGTDRNIHDWILERRANTLESLLKFFHYDLNKILESFNNDRNKFTEKLYQMFETYLPILQYSANLFSNIPIIKLPKSASNIFLEAIQVLQYYQEISGIIGGALFYNNKVVATQLSAELTKQIVITDPYRIKAPAERISTEFHLPVGVQLLRVYIEQKQFTKLVQEANNERYYSSYLDSVTKKIFQKKNMSKNSKELPLSGMKRDTSRIFTVPEEGELDSLQYNDNSHYVPSVPLTAYSSPVKRKQESKTDRPKCVNPLTPSVCSTPLKDINRVLHGNAMLICNTNEDTNNEAEEEKKEIKTNVDDIPDVVKKALRYKRLNKLRNVTPKEKLVKRKEFNKRSLSMHDLGSSNLYSNRISVRTYGLGLPQLKQSISPETSPQKQSLHKRQFHTITDPYYPIFRCDGLPVSQSLYNQYISSHYEELKDDQNNTINRNNFLTSLANDCNTKNVTNNCDTMISDNLEKSSNSRDIKIDSKVKQETYRRSMSLPLKPLNITDNDDRRKSASECGNVYEFLQKKKLDGLQLTPLMSKLSLLADERTSGFCSRETTPSEFRDLSGFSTATNQIIKQKLEAVNKETGSDGEDELEEDWVTTSKDEVSFEKTELFLCGHHNMVLVLLMENGTANNPDLIHSLWQTCVNTLGKLEARLQQCLEPLPSNENKELYSILSIDPQWDTINRSGLWGVTELDIVSCLHDRFTYASNLTDIIVRTEDTVVYGNQCGNVEVFYQQAVAPNTSGGLPTPADLMGIVSLKAKRRLERDHGIVLL, from the exons ATGCCACGCTGCAAACTGTATTACTATTACACTTATTTCATCGGTTTATTTCTTGGCGGCATGTCCCTTTTTAAATCTTTAATTTTTGTCAAACAGAATGCTGACTTCAAGTTGGT AGAGATGATGATAGTATTTGTTTATGACACTGTAAGGTGTTGTAAAGAAGATGATGATCCTGCAGAGGCAGTTATGTATTTCCATCCTGCATGGGTATCTCTTACGCAAAGATTAGCTCTAGCAGGGCAATTAATGGCTGTTAATCAATTTCTTTCAACTTCGTTTTCCAATCCAAAATCAATCACATTACAAGGAGGAAAATttgtattaaagaaatttggaCAGTACATACTT GCAGTTGGAACTGATAGGAATATTCATGACTGGATTCTAGAAAGGCGTGCAAATACATTAGAATCATTGCTAAAATTCTTTCATTATGATTTGAATAAGATACTGGAATCATTTAATAATGACAGAAATAAGTTCACAGAGAAGCTTTATCAAATGTTTGAAACATATTTGCCAATACTTCAATATAGTGCCAATCTTTTCTCCAATATTCCTATCATTAAACTTCCGAAG AGTGCTAGCAACATATTTTTAGAAGCAATTCAAGTTTTACAATATTATCAAGAAATCAGTGGTATCATAGGTGGTGCACTCTTCTATAATAATAA GGTAGTTGCAACTCAGTTAAGTGCTGAGTTGACCAAACAAATTGTTATAACTGATCCATATAGAATAAAG gCTCCTGCAGAGAGAATATCAACAGAATTTCATCTACCTGTTGGAGTACAGTTATTGCGAGTATATATAGAGCAAAAACAGTTTACAAAACTTGTACAAGAAGCAAATAATGAACGATATTACAGTTCTTATTTAGATTCTGTGACaaaaaagatatttcaaaaAAAG AACATGTCCAAGAACAGTAAGGAACTCCCTTTGTCGGGAATGAAACGTGATACTTCTCGCATTTTTACTGTACCTGAAGAAGGAGAATTAGATTCATTACAGTACAACGATAATAGTCATTATGTACCCTCCGTACCACTTACAGCTTACAGTTCTCCAGTGAAACGTAAACAGGAAAGTAAAACAGACCGTCCTAAGTGTGTAAATCCTTTAACTCCTAGCGTTTGCTCTACACCATTAAAAGATATTAATAGAGTattacatggtaatgctatgttAATATGTAACACAAACGAAGATACAAATAATGaagcagaagaagaaaagaaagaaataaaaacaaatGTAGATGATATTCCAGATGTTGTTAAGAAAGCACTTAGATATaaacgtttaaataaattaagaaaCGTTACGCCAAAAGAAAAACTAGTTAAACGAAAAGAATTTAATAAGAGAAGCTTAAGTATGCATGATTTAGGATCGTCCAATTTGTACTCCAATCGAATATCAGTAAGAACATATGGATTAGGGTTGCCACAATTAAAACAAAGTATATCTCCCGAAACTTCTCCTCAAAAGCAATCTTTACATAAAAGGCAGTTTCATACAATTACTGACCCATATTATCCTATATTTCGATGTGATGGATTACCAGTATCTCAGTCTTTATATAATCAATATATATCTTCGCATTACGAAGAACTTAAGGATGATCAAAATAATACAATTAATCGTAACAACTTTTTAACAAGTTTAGCTAACGATTGTAACACGaaaaatgtaacaaataacTGTGATACCATGATCAGTGATAATTTAGAAAAATCAAGTAATTCTCGTGACATAAAAATAGATAGTAAAGTGAAACAAGAAACTTATCGCAGATCAATGAGTCTTCCTTTGAAGCCACTCAATATCACTGATAATGATGATAGACGAAAATCAGCATCGGAATGCGGTAACGTGTATGAATTTCTTCAAAAGAAAAAATTGGATGGTCTACAATTAACGCCTCTTATGTCTAAACTTAGTTTACTTGCTGATGAGAGAACTAGCGGTTTTTGTAGTAGAGAAACAACCCCTAGCGAATTTCGTGATTTATCGGGCTTTTCAACAGCAACAAATCAAATAATCAAGCAAAAACTGGAAGCAGTTAATAAGGAAACTGGCAGTGACGGTGAAGATGAATTGGAAGAAGATTGGGTAACTACTTCCAAAGATGAAGTTTCTTTTGAGAAAACAGAACTATTTCTCTGTGGACATCACAATATGGTACTAGTACTATTAATGGAAAATGGAACTGCTAATAATCCTGATCTTATACACTCTCTC TGGCAAACTTGCGTGAATACGTTAGGAAAACTTGAAGCTAGACTACAACAATGTTTAGAGCCTCTACCTTCAAATGAAAATAAGgaattatatagtatattaagTATTGATCCTCAATGGGACACAATAAATCGTTCTGGACTCTGGGGTGTTACTGAATTGGATATTGTTTCTTGCCTTCATGATAGGTTCACATATGCCAGCAATCTCACAGATATTATTGTCAG AACGGAGGATACCGTTGTTTATGGTAACCAGTGTGGAAACGTAGAGGTATTTTATCAACAAGCAGTGGCTCCAAATACCTCTGGAGGACTTCCAACTCCTGCAGATTTAATGGGAATTGTGTCTCTTAAAGCAAAACGTAGACTGGAAAGAGATCATGGGATTGTATtgctataa
- the LOC126916541 gene encoding uncharacterized protein LOC126916541 isoform X4: MPRCKLYYYYTYFIGLFLGGMSLFKSLIFVKQNADFKLVEMMIVFVYDTVRCCKEDDDPAEAVMYFHPAWVSLTQRLALAGQLMAVNQFLSTSFSNPKSITLQGGKFVLKKFGQYILAVGTDRNIHDWILERRANTLESLLKFFHYDLNKILESFNNDRNKFTEKLYQMFETYLPILQYSANLFSNIPIIKLPKSASNIFLEAIQVLQYYQEISGIIGGALFYNNKVVATQLSAELTKQIVITDPYRIKAPAERISTEFHLPVGVQLLRVYIEQKQFTKLVQEANNERYYSSYLDSVTKKIFQKKNMSKNSKELPLSGMKRDTSRIFTVPEEGELDSLQYNDNSHYVPSVPLTAYSSPVKRKQESKTDRPKCVNPLTPSVCSTPLKDINRVLHGNAMLICNTNEDTNNEAEEEKKEIKTNVDDIPDVVKKALRYKRLNKLRNVTPKEKLVKRKEFNKRSLSMHDLGSSNLYSNRISVRTYGLGLPQLKQSISPETSPQKQSLHKRQFHTITDPYYPIFRCDGLPVSQSLYNQYISSHYEELKDDQNNTINRNNFLTSLANDCNTKNVTNNCDTMISDNLEKSSNSRDIKIDSKVKQETYRRSMSLPLKPLNITDNDDRRKSASECGNVYEFLQKKKLDGLQLTPLMSKLSLLADERTSGFCSRETTPSEFRDLSGFSTATNQIIKQKLEAVNKETGSDGEDELEEDWVTTSKDEVSFEKTELFLCGHHNMVLVLLMENGTANNPDLIHSL, encoded by the exons ATGCCACGCTGCAAACTGTATTACTATTACACTTATTTCATCGGTTTATTTCTTGGCGGCATGTCCCTTTTTAAATCTTTAATTTTTGTCAAACAGAATGCTGACTTCAAGTTGGT AGAGATGATGATAGTATTTGTTTATGACACTGTAAGGTGTTGTAAAGAAGATGATGATCCTGCAGAGGCAGTTATGTATTTCCATCCTGCATGGGTATCTCTTACGCAAAGATTAGCTCTAGCAGGGCAATTAATGGCTGTTAATCAATTTCTTTCAACTTCGTTTTCCAATCCAAAATCAATCACATTACAAGGAGGAAAATttgtattaaagaaatttggaCAGTACATACTT GCAGTTGGAACTGATAGGAATATTCATGACTGGATTCTAGAAAGGCGTGCAAATACATTAGAATCATTGCTAAAATTCTTTCATTATGATTTGAATAAGATACTGGAATCATTTAATAATGACAGAAATAAGTTCACAGAGAAGCTTTATCAAATGTTTGAAACATATTTGCCAATACTTCAATATAGTGCCAATCTTTTCTCCAATATTCCTATCATTAAACTTCCGAAG AGTGCTAGCAACATATTTTTAGAAGCAATTCAAGTTTTACAATATTATCAAGAAATCAGTGGTATCATAGGTGGTGCACTCTTCTATAATAATAA GGTAGTTGCAACTCAGTTAAGTGCTGAGTTGACCAAACAAATTGTTATAACTGATCCATATAGAATAAAG gCTCCTGCAGAGAGAATATCAACAGAATTTCATCTACCTGTTGGAGTACAGTTATTGCGAGTATATATAGAGCAAAAACAGTTTACAAAACTTGTACAAGAAGCAAATAATGAACGATATTACAGTTCTTATTTAGATTCTGTGACaaaaaagatatttcaaaaAAAG AACATGTCCAAGAACAGTAAGGAACTCCCTTTGTCGGGAATGAAACGTGATACTTCTCGCATTTTTACTGTACCTGAAGAAGGAGAATTAGATTCATTACAGTACAACGATAATAGTCATTATGTACCCTCCGTACCACTTACAGCTTACAGTTCTCCAGTGAAACGTAAACAGGAAAGTAAAACAGACCGTCCTAAGTGTGTAAATCCTTTAACTCCTAGCGTTTGCTCTACACCATTAAAAGATATTAATAGAGTattacatggtaatgctatgttAATATGTAACACAAACGAAGATACAAATAATGaagcagaagaagaaaagaaagaaataaaaacaaatGTAGATGATATTCCAGATGTTGTTAAGAAAGCACTTAGATATaaacgtttaaataaattaagaaaCGTTACGCCAAAAGAAAAACTAGTTAAACGAAAAGAATTTAATAAGAGAAGCTTAAGTATGCATGATTTAGGATCGTCCAATTTGTACTCCAATCGAATATCAGTAAGAACATATGGATTAGGGTTGCCACAATTAAAACAAAGTATATCTCCCGAAACTTCTCCTCAAAAGCAATCTTTACATAAAAGGCAGTTTCATACAATTACTGACCCATATTATCCTATATTTCGATGTGATGGATTACCAGTATCTCAGTCTTTATATAATCAATATATATCTTCGCATTACGAAGAACTTAAGGATGATCAAAATAATACAATTAATCGTAACAACTTTTTAACAAGTTTAGCTAACGATTGTAACACGaaaaatgtaacaaataacTGTGATACCATGATCAGTGATAATTTAGAAAAATCAAGTAATTCTCGTGACATAAAAATAGATAGTAAAGTGAAACAAGAAACTTATCGCAGATCAATGAGTCTTCCTTTGAAGCCACTCAATATCACTGATAATGATGATAGACGAAAATCAGCATCGGAATGCGGTAACGTGTATGAATTTCTTCAAAAGAAAAAATTGGATGGTCTACAATTAACGCCTCTTATGTCTAAACTTAGTTTACTTGCTGATGAGAGAACTAGCGGTTTTTGTAGTAGAGAAACAACCCCTAGCGAATTTCGTGATTTATCGGGCTTTTCAACAGCAACAAATCAAATAATCAAGCAAAAACTGGAAGCAGTTAATAAGGAAACTGGCAGTGACGGTGAAGATGAATTGGAAGAAGATTGGGTAACTACTTCCAAAGATGAAGTTTCTTTTGAGAAAACAGAACTATTTCTCTGTGGACATCACAATATGGTACTAGTACTATTAATGGAAAATGGAACTGCTAATAATCCTGATCTTATACACTCTCTC taa
- the LOC126916541 gene encoding uncharacterized protein LOC126916541 isoform X3 gives MMIVFVYDTVRCCKEDDDPAEAVMYFHPAWVSLTQRLALAGQLMAVNQFLSTSFSNPKSITLQGGKFVLKKFGQYILAVGTDRNIHDWILERRANTLESLLKFFHYDLNKILESFNNDRNKFTEKLYQMFETYLPILQYSANLFSNIPIIKLPKSASNIFLEAIQVLQYYQEISGIIGGALFYNNKVVATQLSAELTKQIVITDPYRIKAPAERISTEFHLPVGVQLLRVYIEQKQFTKLVQEANNERYYSSYLDSVTKKIFQKKNMSKNSKELPLSGMKRDTSRIFTVPEEGELDSLQYNDNSHYVPSVPLTAYSSPVKRKQESKTDRPKCVNPLTPSVCSTPLKDINRVLHGNAMLICNTNEDTNNEAEEEKKEIKTNVDDIPDVVKKALRYKRLNKLRNVTPKEKLVKRKEFNKRSLSMHDLGSSNLYSNRISVRTYGLGLPQLKQSISPETSPQKQSLHKRQFHTITDPYYPIFRCDGLPVSQSLYNQYISSHYEELKDDQNNTINRNNFLTSLANDCNTKNVTNNCDTMISDNLEKSSNSRDIKIDSKVKQETYRRSMSLPLKPLNITDNDDRRKSASECGNVYEFLQKKKLDGLQLTPLMSKLSLLADERTSGFCSRETTPSEFRDLSGFSTATNQIIKQKLEAVNKETGSDGEDELEEDWVTTSKDEVSFEKTELFLCGHHNMVLVLLMENGTANNPDLIHSLWQTCVNTLGKLEARLQQCLEPLPSNENKELYSILSIDPQWDTINRSGLWGVTELDIVSCLHDRFTYASNLTDIIVRTEDTVVYGNQCGNVEVFYQQAVAPNTSGGLPTPADLMGIVSLKAKRRLERDHGIVLL, from the exons ATGATGATAGTATTTGTTTATGACACTGTAAGGTGTTGTAAAGAAGATGATGATCCTGCAGAGGCAGTTATGTATTTCCATCCTGCATGGGTATCTCTTACGCAAAGATTAGCTCTAGCAGGGCAATTAATGGCTGTTAATCAATTTCTTTCAACTTCGTTTTCCAATCCAAAATCAATCACATTACAAGGAGGAAAATttgtattaaagaaatttggaCAGTACATACTT GCAGTTGGAACTGATAGGAATATTCATGACTGGATTCTAGAAAGGCGTGCAAATACATTAGAATCATTGCTAAAATTCTTTCATTATGATTTGAATAAGATACTGGAATCATTTAATAATGACAGAAATAAGTTCACAGAGAAGCTTTATCAAATGTTTGAAACATATTTGCCAATACTTCAATATAGTGCCAATCTTTTCTCCAATATTCCTATCATTAAACTTCCGAAG AGTGCTAGCAACATATTTTTAGAAGCAATTCAAGTTTTACAATATTATCAAGAAATCAGTGGTATCATAGGTGGTGCACTCTTCTATAATAATAA GGTAGTTGCAACTCAGTTAAGTGCTGAGTTGACCAAACAAATTGTTATAACTGATCCATATAGAATAAAG gCTCCTGCAGAGAGAATATCAACAGAATTTCATCTACCTGTTGGAGTACAGTTATTGCGAGTATATATAGAGCAAAAACAGTTTACAAAACTTGTACAAGAAGCAAATAATGAACGATATTACAGTTCTTATTTAGATTCTGTGACaaaaaagatatttcaaaaAAAG AACATGTCCAAGAACAGTAAGGAACTCCCTTTGTCGGGAATGAAACGTGATACTTCTCGCATTTTTACTGTACCTGAAGAAGGAGAATTAGATTCATTACAGTACAACGATAATAGTCATTATGTACCCTCCGTACCACTTACAGCTTACAGTTCTCCAGTGAAACGTAAACAGGAAAGTAAAACAGACCGTCCTAAGTGTGTAAATCCTTTAACTCCTAGCGTTTGCTCTACACCATTAAAAGATATTAATAGAGTattacatggtaatgctatgttAATATGTAACACAAACGAAGATACAAATAATGaagcagaagaagaaaagaaagaaataaaaacaaatGTAGATGATATTCCAGATGTTGTTAAGAAAGCACTTAGATATaaacgtttaaataaattaagaaaCGTTACGCCAAAAGAAAAACTAGTTAAACGAAAAGAATTTAATAAGAGAAGCTTAAGTATGCATGATTTAGGATCGTCCAATTTGTACTCCAATCGAATATCAGTAAGAACATATGGATTAGGGTTGCCACAATTAAAACAAAGTATATCTCCCGAAACTTCTCCTCAAAAGCAATCTTTACATAAAAGGCAGTTTCATACAATTACTGACCCATATTATCCTATATTTCGATGTGATGGATTACCAGTATCTCAGTCTTTATATAATCAATATATATCTTCGCATTACGAAGAACTTAAGGATGATCAAAATAATACAATTAATCGTAACAACTTTTTAACAAGTTTAGCTAACGATTGTAACACGaaaaatgtaacaaataacTGTGATACCATGATCAGTGATAATTTAGAAAAATCAAGTAATTCTCGTGACATAAAAATAGATAGTAAAGTGAAACAAGAAACTTATCGCAGATCAATGAGTCTTCCTTTGAAGCCACTCAATATCACTGATAATGATGATAGACGAAAATCAGCATCGGAATGCGGTAACGTGTATGAATTTCTTCAAAAGAAAAAATTGGATGGTCTACAATTAACGCCTCTTATGTCTAAACTTAGTTTACTTGCTGATGAGAGAACTAGCGGTTTTTGTAGTAGAGAAACAACCCCTAGCGAATTTCGTGATTTATCGGGCTTTTCAACAGCAACAAATCAAATAATCAAGCAAAAACTGGAAGCAGTTAATAAGGAAACTGGCAGTGACGGTGAAGATGAATTGGAAGAAGATTGGGTAACTACTTCCAAAGATGAAGTTTCTTTTGAGAAAACAGAACTATTTCTCTGTGGACATCACAATATGGTACTAGTACTATTAATGGAAAATGGAACTGCTAATAATCCTGATCTTATACACTCTCTC TGGCAAACTTGCGTGAATACGTTAGGAAAACTTGAAGCTAGACTACAACAATGTTTAGAGCCTCTACCTTCAAATGAAAATAAGgaattatatagtatattaagTATTGATCCTCAATGGGACACAATAAATCGTTCTGGACTCTGGGGTGTTACTGAATTGGATATTGTTTCTTGCCTTCATGATAGGTTCACATATGCCAGCAATCTCACAGATATTATTGTCAG AACGGAGGATACCGTTGTTTATGGTAACCAGTGTGGAAACGTAGAGGTATTTTATCAACAAGCAGTGGCTCCAAATACCTCTGGAGGACTTCCAACTCCTGCAGATTTAATGGGAATTGTGTCTCTTAAAGCAAAACGTAGACTGGAAAGAGATCATGGGATTGTATtgctataa